A genomic segment from Aegilops tauschii subsp. strangulata cultivar AL8/78 chromosome 1, Aet v6.0, whole genome shotgun sequence encodes:
- the LOC109783091 gene encoding uncharacterized protein: MGIPMSRLSESNMQFHGVILGKKAKSLEQISLDLVFGDSKNFRKEKLTFEVVDFDSAYHDILGRPAYACFMARPCYVYLKLKMPGPKGVITVTQNRQRAEECLHKGSKIADEQMVVVELEEYKKNADPSDLLHSKKPAFESAFQSAGETKPVHIHPEDPTTAPTHISTTLDNK, encoded by the coding sequence atgggcattccgatgtcccgACTTAGTGAAAGCAACATGCAGTTCCACGGAGTCATCCTAGGGAAGAAGGCGAAATCACTCGAGCAGATTTCTTTGGATTTGGTCTTTGGTGATTCAAAGAATTttcgcaaggaaaagttgacgtttgaagtggTAGATTTTGACAGTGCCTATCATGATATTCTGGGCAGACCGGCATATGCTTGTTTCATGGCCCGTCCATGTTatgtgtacctcaaattgaagatgcccgggcccaaagGCGTGATCACGGTCACTCAGAATAGGCAGAGAGCAGAGGAGTGCCTCCATAAGGGTTCCAAGATCGCTGATGAGCAAATGGTAGTGGTGGAACTGGAGGAGTACAAGAAGAATGCTGATCCAAGTGATTTGCTCCATTCCAAGAAGCCTGCTTTTGAGTCCGCATTTCAGTCGGCTGGCGAGACGAAACCGGTTCACATCCACCCGGAGGATCCCACAACTGCTCCGACCCAcatctcaacaacactcgacaacaaatag